Proteins encoded in a region of the Candidatus Moanabacter tarae genome:
- the mlaA gene encoding putative phospholipid-binding lipoprotein MlaA, protein MLHITGPRRYLHSSEYNDSVVERKLEPLFGFTSRLLVLLPLLLSGCTTTATINGNPDPFENFNRPIHNLNHKLDTALLKPVAKAYEKTLPTPIRNSIRNFFYNLGEPNTIANCILQGKRKQAIHSFVRFFLNSTAGVGGLIDVASHGGLKKHKEDLGQTLAIWGLAEGPYLVIPLVGPSTLRDLPNRFIGKYTNPFNYWQKGSSRISRGITGTLNTRAQVTGSIKKIDDTALDRYIFVREAYLDSRKFDIFDGSPPIEDLIDDEMLFQDDDFFFEEKDVLKNPKGDR, encoded by the coding sequence ATGTTACATATCACTGGTCCACGACGATACTTGCACTCCTCGGAATACAACGATTCTGTAGTCGAGAGAAAACTAGAGCCCCTTTTCGGCTTTACTTCTAGGTTACTAGTTCTCCTACCATTACTGCTCTCCGGTTGCACCACAACCGCGACCATAAATGGGAATCCGGATCCTTTTGAGAACTTCAACCGGCCCATCCACAACTTAAATCACAAACTGGATACTGCTTTACTTAAACCAGTTGCCAAAGCCTATGAGAAAACCCTCCCTACCCCAATTCGGAACAGCATTCGGAACTTTTTCTACAATCTCGGCGAACCCAACACAATCGCCAACTGTATACTTCAGGGGAAAAGAAAACAGGCCATCCACAGTTTTGTTCGCTTTTTCCTCAATTCTACTGCTGGAGTTGGTGGCCTAATTGATGTCGCCTCTCATGGAGGATTGAAGAAACACAAAGAAGATTTGGGCCAAACCCTCGCAATATGGGGACTCGCAGAGGGGCCATATCTGGTCATACCTCTTGTAGGGCCCTCTACTTTAAGAGACCTACCCAACCGCTTCATCGGGAAATACACCAACCCATTCAACTACTGGCAAAAAGGTTCTTCTCGTATTTCTCGAGGAATCACAGGGACTTTAAACACGCGGGCTCAAGTAACAGGCTCGATTAAAAAAATCGATGATACAGCCTTGGACCGATACATTTTTGTCCGTGAAGCCTATCTTGACTCCCGAAAATTCGACATATTCGATGGCTCACCCCCTATAGAAGACCTTATCGATGATGAAATGCTCTTCCAGGACGACGATTTTTTCTTCGAAGAAAAAGATGTGCTGAAAAATCCTAAAGGAGATAGATAA
- the mlaC gene encoding putative phospholipid-binding protein MlaC, with protein MNTTNSKKNTELVLASFFLLSVTLSAEEKPKAGPETVVHTLQSNLIDTMNLGPEFLFQGRYEKLGPVILQTHHIPYIARLTIGRYWKEINHQERREFIDRFGEYVVSDYASKFKKSKGEYFKSVSEKELKRGRKLIVTDLCLDGGDTVRFNYILRQFEDNWKIINVIVKGISDLAMKRAEFTSIIEKNGFPALLIKLQENVEKIRQRSEGEKTLP; from the coding sequence ATGAATACGACAAACTCGAAGAAAAATACCGAACTTGTCCTGGCCAGTTTCTTTCTGCTATCAGTTACCCTATCGGCAGAGGAGAAACCTAAGGCGGGACCCGAGACTGTCGTCCATACCCTTCAATCGAACCTAATCGATACAATGAACCTAGGGCCTGAATTTCTTTTTCAAGGACGCTACGAAAAACTGGGGCCAGTTATCCTTCAGACTCACCATATCCCCTATATTGCCCGCCTAACGATAGGTCGCTACTGGAAGGAAATCAACCATCAAGAACGCAGAGAGTTTATTGATCGATTTGGGGAATACGTAGTCTCAGACTATGCATCAAAATTCAAGAAATCTAAAGGCGAATATTTCAAGAGTGTTTCGGAAAAAGAACTCAAACGGGGCCGAAAACTAATCGTTACTGACCTCTGTCTTGATGGTGGCGACACAGTCAGATTCAACTATATTCTGAGGCAATTTGAGGACAACTGGAAGATCATAAATGTAATTGTTAAGGGCATCAGTGATCTAGCAATGAAGAGAGCAGAATTTACTAGCATAATAGAAAAAAACGGCTTTCCCGCCCTGTTGATTAAACTCCAAGAGAATGTGGAAAAAATCAGACAACGCTCCGAAGGAGAAAAAACTTTACCTTAA
- the crtQ gene encoding 4,4'-diaponeurosporenoate glycosyltransferase: MEIIAFGLILISTLFWTVIFLLPWQPWRSVPFLDASPCSENIDLSNITVLIPARNEAEQLRQNLSTIRTQGDGLRFVIVDDRSDDETAKIAQTEGGSHAVIIRGKPLPEGWIGKLWALEQGIDFISTELTLLLDADIQLAPDFIKCLKQKLKNENLDFVSIMAQPSTSNFWEQLLMPPFIYFFKILYPFRLANSRRSKTAAAAGGCILAKSVVFDSIGGISPLRSSLIDDCALARRVKEFGFTTWIGLSRSVKSVRPYPSLASIREMVARTAFTQLNYSTLNLVFCSFTMTVLFVLPPVFLLYPSLVVQALSLSAFLLLCLNFLPTLSFYKQSIFWSLTMPLAAILFTEMTWTSAFRYWLGKRSQWKGRIYQRSS, translated from the coding sequence ATGGAGATAATCGCTTTTGGTCTTATTCTCATATCTACTCTGTTCTGGACCGTAATTTTCCTTCTTCCATGGCAGCCCTGGCGGAGTGTACCTTTTCTAGACGCTTCTCCGTGCAGCGAAAATATCGATTTGTCGAACATTACGGTCCTTATCCCTGCTCGTAATGAAGCAGAGCAACTCCGTCAAAACCTCTCCACCATTCGAACTCAAGGAGATGGTCTCAGGTTTGTCATCGTTGATGACAGATCTGATGATGAAACTGCTAAGATCGCACAAACCGAGGGAGGATCTCACGCTGTAATCATAAGAGGGAAACCTCTGCCAGAAGGTTGGATCGGTAAACTGTGGGCACTTGAACAGGGTATTGATTTCATTTCAACAGAGTTAACACTCTTGCTCGACGCTGATATTCAGCTCGCCCCAGATTTTATTAAATGCCTGAAACAGAAACTGAAGAATGAGAATCTCGATTTCGTCTCGATTATGGCCCAACCGTCCACTTCTAACTTTTGGGAACAACTTCTAATGCCACCCTTTATTTATTTCTTTAAAATACTCTATCCGTTCCGACTTGCAAATTCTAGAAGATCGAAGACAGCAGCTGCGGCCGGTGGATGCATCCTGGCAAAATCCGTGGTTTTTGACTCGATTGGCGGAATATCTCCTCTTCGATCCTCACTTATTGATGACTGCGCCCTTGCGCGGCGCGTAAAGGAATTCGGATTTACCACCTGGATTGGCCTGTCTCGCTCTGTTAAGAGCGTCCGGCCCTATCCTTCTTTGGCATCAATTAGAGAAATGGTAGCCCGGACAGCCTTTACACAGTTGAACTATTCAACCCTGAATCTTGTATTCTGCTCGTTTACAATGACGGTGCTTTTCGTTTTGCCCCCGGTCTTCCTGCTGTATCCGTCTCTCGTAGTCCAAGCACTTTCCCTTTCTGCTTTTTTGCTTCTCTGTTTAAATTTCCTTCCCACCTTGAGTTTCTATAAGCAGTCCATATTTTGGTCCCTTACTATGCCTCTTGCAGCAATACTCTTTACTGAAATGACTTGGACCTCCGCTTTCCGTTACTGGCTAGGGAAACGATCACAATGGAAAGGTCGTATTTACCAACGTTCGAGTTGA
- the moaA1 gene encoding GTP 3',8-cyclase 1, with product MGVPLKQQIAVAKYLLGKRIRGEKKYPLVLMLEPLFRCNLACSGCGKIDYPNEILNKRLGVGECVHAAEECGAPIVSIAGGEPLVHKEMPQIVSKIIAQKRFVYLCTNAILLKNRIDDYTPSPYLTFSIHLDGNRERHDTSVCREGVFEQAVEAIEIAVERGFRVNINCTLFQGESGKEVAEFLDFAMTLGVEGVTVSPGFSYEHAPRQDVFIQRTTGKQLFRDIFKSPNRRKWRLSHSALFLDFLAGNQTYHCTPWGNPTRNVFGWQRPCYLLVDEGYASNFRSLMEETDWDRYGTGNNPKCANCMAHCGYEATAVDDTFSHPLKALKTFLKGPATTGPFAPEVPFRYQDVSTLNGSRHGDGNISFSKKKETTSAN from the coding sequence ATGGGCGTTCCATTAAAGCAACAGATTGCAGTTGCTAAATACCTCCTCGGTAAACGAATCAGAGGGGAGAAGAAATATCCCCTTGTCCTTATGCTTGAACCTCTCTTCCGGTGTAACCTTGCCTGTTCTGGCTGCGGTAAAATCGACTATCCCAATGAAATCCTTAATAAAAGGCTGGGAGTTGGTGAATGTGTCCACGCGGCTGAGGAGTGTGGGGCACCCATTGTCTCCATCGCAGGAGGAGAACCGCTTGTCCATAAGGAAATGCCACAAATTGTCTCAAAAATTATTGCACAGAAGCGGTTCGTCTATCTTTGCACGAATGCCATTCTTCTAAAAAATCGTATCGACGACTATACCCCTTCGCCTTACCTCACGTTTTCTATACACCTCGACGGAAATCGTGAAAGACACGATACTTCTGTATGTCGTGAAGGCGTCTTCGAACAGGCTGTTGAGGCAATTGAAATCGCGGTGGAACGTGGATTTCGAGTCAATATCAATTGTACCCTCTTTCAGGGAGAAAGTGGCAAAGAGGTTGCTGAATTTCTGGATTTTGCTATGACACTCGGTGTTGAGGGAGTTACCGTCTCGCCAGGGTTTAGTTATGAGCATGCTCCTCGCCAAGATGTCTTTATTCAAAGAACTACTGGGAAACAACTTTTTCGGGACATCTTCAAGAGTCCCAATCGCAGAAAATGGCGTCTCAGCCACTCTGCCCTATTTCTCGACTTTCTCGCCGGCAATCAAACCTACCATTGCACGCCCTGGGGCAATCCAACTAGAAATGTCTTCGGTTGGCAGAGGCCTTGCTATCTCCTAGTCGACGAAGGATACGCTTCCAATTTTCGGTCTCTCATGGAAGAAACCGATTGGGATCGTTACGGAACGGGAAACAATCCTAAGTGTGCCAATTGTATGGCTCATTGCGGATACGAAGCAACCGCTGTCGATGACACCTTCAGCCATCCGTTAAAGGCACTAAAGACCTTTTTGAAAGGACCCGCGACCACCGGTCCTTTCGCACCCGAGGTCCCATTCCGGTACCAAGATGTTTCCACTCTAAATGGATCAAGGCATGGAGACGGAAATATTTCGTTTAGCAAAAAGAAAGAGACCACCTCTGCAAACTAG
- the ispH gene encoding 4-hydroxy-3-methylbut-2-enyl diphosphate reductase produces the protein MEVLLAQPRGFCAGVVRAIEIVETALEIYGPPVYVLHEIVHNQRVVEDLRSRGAIFTDELDEIPNGANLIFSAHGVATAKVNEARGRNLNVIDATCPLVTKVHLQVARYAREPREVVLIGHHHHVEVNGTLGHYDKSFGGDIYLIETVDDVAALEVNNPDEMAYVTQTTLSVDDTKQIINALKARFPSIVGPRKDDICYATQNRQQSVKQLSDSVDILIVVGARNSSNSNRLREVGENRGLKSYLVQDAEDLEESWFLDSRSVGVTAGASAPEILVHEVLEKLRSFGISKVREMEAEPEGVTFPLPASLKHKEVQHKKEKLERV, from the coding sequence ATGGAAGTACTGTTAGCACAACCTAGAGGTTTCTGCGCCGGCGTCGTTCGCGCAATTGAGATTGTTGAGACCGCTCTCGAAATTTACGGCCCCCCTGTCTACGTTCTCCATGAGATTGTTCACAATCAGAGAGTAGTCGAAGACCTCCGCTCACGCGGAGCAATATTCACTGATGAGCTCGATGAAATTCCCAACGGCGCAAATTTGATCTTCAGCGCCCACGGGGTAGCCACTGCTAAGGTCAACGAAGCGCGGGGCAGGAATCTTAACGTTATTGATGCGACTTGTCCCTTGGTGACCAAAGTGCACCTTCAAGTGGCACGCTACGCGCGCGAACCACGTGAAGTCGTACTTATTGGACACCATCACCACGTAGAGGTAAACGGTACTCTCGGACACTACGATAAAAGTTTTGGAGGTGACATCTATCTCATTGAAACGGTAGATGATGTCGCTGCCCTCGAGGTGAATAACCCAGACGAGATGGCCTACGTTACTCAGACCACCCTGTCTGTTGATGATACTAAACAGATAATTAATGCCCTTAAGGCGCGATTTCCCAGTATAGTTGGTCCCAGAAAAGACGATATTTGTTACGCTACCCAGAACCGCCAACAATCAGTTAAACAACTCTCTGATTCGGTCGATATACTGATCGTCGTAGGAGCGCGAAACAGTTCGAATTCCAATCGATTGCGGGAAGTAGGAGAAAATCGGGGGCTGAAGTCATACCTTGTCCAAGACGCGGAAGACCTCGAAGAATCCTGGTTCCTCGATTCCCGCAGTGTCGGCGTAACCGCCGGAGCTTCGGCACCAGAGATTCTGGTTCATGAAGTGCTCGAAAAGCTTCGGTCATTTGGAATTTCAAAAGTTAGGGAAATGGAAGCGGAGCCAGAAGGTGTGACTTTCCCTCTACCTGCTTCCTTGAAACATAAGGAGGTTCAACACAAGAAGGAGAAATTGGAAAGGGTTTAA
- the crtB gene encoding All-trans-phytoene synthase/15-cis-phytoene synthase codes for MVDFNCFGSRMKNSALSSANIRDPGELKLLKFTDWSDTKLQSYLLQGVSRTFALTIPQLPNELCFVVSNAYLLCRIVDTIEDEPALNGEEKREFCLWFVTVVKGEEKPGPFARKLGARLSQNTIPAEHELIALMPRIIHITINLREEERRVLERCVEVMAEGMAEFQNVEDPFGLKDLDELDRYCYVVAGVVGELLTQLFCIYSPAVAKNREGLMQMAISFGQGLQMTNILKDMWTDNSREECWLPRDYFENAGLELNNLDTIREEAQFSKILGQLIGITHSHILNALSYVLLIPRKEVRVRKFCLWNLGMALLTLRNINGNRSFRSGDEIKISRNLVRATILATHISARFNTLLKLLFLLVGFRLPRAKSLHPVRSRV; via the coding sequence ATGGTAGACTTTAATTGCTTTGGATCGAGAATGAAAAACTCAGCACTTAGTTCGGCCAACATTCGGGATCCAGGAGAGTTGAAGCTATTAAAGTTCACCGATTGGTCAGATACTAAGTTGCAGTCTTATCTTCTACAGGGTGTTTCCAGGACTTTTGCGCTCACAATCCCACAGCTTCCGAATGAACTCTGTTTTGTAGTTTCGAACGCGTATCTTTTGTGTCGAATTGTAGACACGATCGAGGATGAACCGGCCTTAAACGGGGAGGAGAAACGAGAATTTTGCCTCTGGTTCGTAACGGTTGTAAAAGGAGAAGAGAAACCGGGACCGTTCGCACGGAAGCTCGGCGCCCGTCTTTCTCAAAACACGATTCCTGCAGAGCATGAGCTGATTGCTTTGATGCCCCGAATTATTCATATCACAATCAATCTGAGAGAGGAGGAAAGAAGAGTTCTCGAGCGATGTGTCGAAGTGATGGCCGAAGGGATGGCGGAATTTCAAAATGTGGAGGATCCATTCGGTTTGAAGGACTTGGACGAACTCGACCGGTATTGTTATGTGGTTGCCGGGGTGGTGGGTGAATTGTTGACTCAGCTTTTTTGTATTTACTCTCCGGCGGTTGCGAAAAATCGAGAGGGCCTCATGCAAATGGCAATTTCCTTTGGTCAGGGACTTCAAATGACCAACATTTTGAAAGACATGTGGACAGACAACAGTCGGGAGGAGTGTTGGTTGCCCAGAGATTATTTTGAAAATGCAGGGCTTGAACTTAACAATTTAGATACTATCCGCGAGGAGGCCCAGTTTAGCAAAATCTTGGGGCAGTTGATTGGGATAACCCACTCCCACATACTGAACGCTTTGAGTTACGTTCTTCTAATACCTAGAAAAGAAGTGAGAGTGCGAAAGTTCTGTCTTTGGAATCTCGGCATGGCGCTTCTCACCCTTAGAAATATTAACGGCAATCGTAGTTTTAGGAGTGGGGATGAAATTAAAATCTCGAGGAATCTTGTAAGGGCGACAATTCTAGCGACCCATATTTCTGCTCGCTTCAACACCTTATTGAAACTTCTCTTTTTGCTCGTGGGGTTCCGTCTTCCGCGAGCAAAGTCATTACACCCAGTTCGATCACGAGTATGA
- the shc gene encoding Squalene--hopene cyclase has product MTPNISDGSREEAQNTSVSSGGMNTEDALVQAIEKGNKALLELQHKDGYWCFELEADCTIPSEYILMMHFMNEVDVELEKKIGVYLRENQLEDGGWPLYRGGEADLSCTVKAYFALKLIGDGIDTPHMKRAKTVILSKGGAARCNVFTRITLALYGQLPWRGVPLVPVEIMLLPRWFPFHLSKVSYWSRTVMVPLAVLCSLKARANNPREVNIRELFVRSPENEKNFFPVRSFLNRVFILLDRCAHILEPIIPRAVRRISMKRAEEWIIKRLNGEGGLGAIFPAMVNAYEALDHLGYSREHPYCVSARKALLRLLVVEENKAYCQPCVSPVWDTGLASLALLESGSEDNVLAVSKAMDWLSNRQLLEEFGDWRECRPTLRGGGWAFQFENSPYPDLDDTAVVAVAMGLVDPEEYYNQVQRAVEWVAGMQSINGGFAAFDVDNNKAYLNEIPFADHGALLDPPSSDVSARCLMMLSSCQNPNGEMRRVVKRCLDYLIKEQEEDGAWFGRWGTNYIYGTWSVLIAFERAGVHPDHPSIRRAVGWLKEKQRKDGGWGESNDSYMYPARRGQAPRSTSFQTAWAIHGLIASGEGCSDVVKRGVDFLLKHQGPDDLWYDTEYTSPGFPRVFYLKYHGYDKYSPLWALAKYRNFKRENPERSNLD; this is encoded by the coding sequence ATGACGCCTAACATATCTGACGGTTCCCGTGAGGAAGCCCAAAACACCAGTGTGTCAAGTGGAGGAATGAATACCGAAGATGCTTTGGTGCAAGCTATAGAGAAGGGCAACAAAGCCCTACTTGAATTGCAGCATAAAGATGGTTATTGGTGTTTTGAGCTCGAAGCTGACTGTACGATCCCATCGGAGTATATCCTCATGATGCATTTCATGAACGAGGTGGATGTCGAATTGGAAAAGAAAATCGGCGTTTATCTGCGTGAGAATCAGCTCGAAGATGGAGGTTGGCCACTTTATCGAGGGGGTGAGGCTGACCTGAGCTGCACAGTAAAGGCATATTTTGCGTTGAAGCTTATTGGAGATGGAATTGATACGCCCCACATGAAAAGGGCAAAAACGGTGATTCTTTCAAAAGGAGGTGCAGCGCGTTGTAATGTCTTCACGCGGATTACGCTGGCGTTGTACGGTCAGCTTCCATGGCGTGGGGTTCCCTTAGTCCCGGTGGAGATTATGCTTCTCCCTCGCTGGTTTCCATTCCATCTTTCTAAGGTTTCCTATTGGTCCCGAACGGTAATGGTGCCATTAGCCGTCCTTTGTTCCCTCAAGGCGCGTGCTAATAATCCGCGAGAAGTTAATATTCGCGAGCTTTTTGTGAGGTCGCCGGAAAATGAGAAGAACTTCTTTCCTGTTCGGTCCTTCCTGAACCGGGTCTTTATCTTACTCGATAGGTGTGCTCACATTTTAGAACCCATCATTCCTAGAGCCGTCCGGCGCATTTCAATGAAGAGGGCAGAGGAATGGATTATTAAGCGGCTTAATGGAGAAGGAGGGTTGGGTGCAATCTTTCCTGCCATGGTGAATGCTTACGAAGCTCTCGATCATCTTGGTTATTCGCGTGAGCATCCTTATTGTGTAAGTGCTCGAAAGGCTTTACTACGACTTCTTGTAGTTGAAGAAAATAAAGCTTATTGCCAACCGTGTGTTTCACCTGTTTGGGACACGGGTTTGGCATCGCTTGCTTTGCTGGAAAGTGGATCAGAAGACAATGTTTTGGCAGTAAGTAAGGCAATGGATTGGTTATCCAATAGACAACTATTGGAAGAATTCGGTGATTGGCGAGAGTGCCGACCGACTCTGCGTGGTGGAGGATGGGCTTTCCAATTTGAGAACTCGCCCTATCCTGATCTAGACGATACCGCTGTGGTTGCGGTTGCTATGGGGCTTGTCGATCCTGAAGAGTATTACAACCAGGTCCAGAGGGCTGTAGAATGGGTTGCTGGAATGCAATCAATAAATGGGGGATTTGCAGCTTTTGATGTCGATAATAATAAGGCCTACCTTAATGAGATTCCCTTTGCCGATCATGGAGCTTTGTTGGATCCGCCATCCAGCGATGTCAGTGCCCGTTGTCTGATGATGCTGTCGAGTTGCCAAAATCCGAACGGGGAAATGCGAAGGGTTGTAAAACGTTGTCTAGATTATCTGATAAAGGAACAGGAAGAAGATGGGGCATGGTTTGGCCGATGGGGTACTAATTACATCTATGGTACATGGTCCGTTCTAATCGCTTTTGAGAGAGCCGGTGTTCATCCGGATCATCCTTCTATTCGTAGGGCGGTTGGATGGCTCAAGGAAAAGCAAAGGAAAGATGGGGGTTGGGGTGAGAGCAACGATTCCTATATGTATCCCGCCCGTCGCGGCCAGGCTCCGCGAAGCACCTCTTTTCAAACGGCCTGGGCCATTCACGGTCTCATTGCATCTGGAGAAGGTTGTTCTGACGTCGTAAAGAGAGGTGTTGATTTTCTCCTTAAACATCAAGGCCCTGATGATCTATGGTACGACACCGAATATACCTCACCCGGATTTCCGCGAGTTTTTTACCTCAAGTATCACGGCTACGATAAATACTCACCTTTATGGGCGTTGGCGAAGTATCGAAACTTCAAGAGGGAAAATCCTGAACGATCGAATCTGGATTAG
- the iolI_1 gene encoding Inosose isomerase, producing the protein MNASLSTLHFPYNMSHLQICLNTSTIRSKGSTILDSIDTAASAGYDGIEPWVEEIDRFVADGGTLAQVREHAINRNIQIVNLIAFPEWAVPEDNRRTKGFQEAERCLSIAQSLECPFIAAPPSGIHDRKIDLEPIADHFAKLFDLALQYNVIPLLEFWGIAKTLGTAGEALFVAAECGRPGVQLLADIFHMYKGSGHHFGFEHFGPDRLGLIHVNDYPSTPSRNTITDAERIYPGDGRAPWGQIVANLRKLRYRGMLSLELFNQAYWNQGPQETAREGIEKLKRCLNSSESAWTASSP; encoded by the coding sequence ATGAATGCTTCACTGTCCACTCTTCACTTCCCCTATAATATGTCTCACTTGCAAATCTGTCTTAACACCAGCACTATCCGAAGTAAGGGTTCCACTATCCTCGATTCAATCGACACAGCAGCTTCGGCCGGTTACGATGGAATAGAGCCCTGGGTAGAGGAAATCGACAGATTCGTAGCTGACGGCGGGACGCTTGCTCAGGTACGGGAGCACGCCATCAATCGCAATATCCAGATTGTAAACCTGATCGCTTTCCCAGAGTGGGCCGTACCAGAAGACAATCGTCGCACCAAGGGATTCCAAGAAGCAGAACGCTGTCTCAGCATCGCTCAATCCCTTGAATGCCCATTTATTGCCGCTCCGCCTTCGGGCATACATGATCGGAAGATCGATCTTGAACCAATCGCTGATCACTTCGCCAAGCTCTTTGATCTGGCATTGCAATACAATGTTATTCCACTTCTTGAATTTTGGGGTATTGCTAAAACTCTAGGCACCGCCGGCGAAGCACTCTTTGTAGCTGCAGAATGTGGTCGGCCAGGAGTGCAACTGCTGGCCGACATCTTTCACATGTACAAAGGCAGTGGTCATCACTTCGGTTTTGAACACTTTGGGCCAGACCGACTTGGGCTTATCCACGTCAACGACTATCCATCGACTCCTAGCCGAAACACCATAACTGACGCTGAACGCATATATCCAGGAGATGGCAGGGCTCCTTGGGGTCAGATTGTCGCAAATCTTAGAAAGCTTCGCTACCGCGGCATGCTCTCCCTCGAACTCTTCAATCAAGCCTACTGGAACCAAGGCCCGCAGGAAACTGCAAGGGAGGGAATCGAGAAACTCAAAAGATGCCTAAATTCATCGGAATCCGCCTGGACCGCCTCATCCCCATAA
- the fabG_8 gene encoding 3-oxoacyl-[acyl-carrier-protein] reductase FabG, with the protein MAKRLEGRVALVTGASRGIGRSIAFRFAEEGALVAVNYQKNREMAEEVCKAIKALGGEAVAIQGDVGDLDAIPDFVKRVLEHFEVIDILVNNAGIYLETSLSDPKMAVMERLMQVNVHGLVRLSAEVIPGMIERRYGKILNLASIAALGTSVEGTSGYGTTKAAVNLITKRTAFEVGRHNINVNAIAPGLIRTDMGMPEKDPTEIKARIQGYGENSVLGRIGEPDEIAHAALFLVSDESAFITGQVLVVDGGRTNFLSHSA; encoded by the coding sequence ATGGCTAAACGACTTGAAGGTAGAGTGGCTTTGGTGACGGGAGCGTCAAGAGGTATTGGGCGGTCTATCGCGTTCCGTTTCGCTGAGGAAGGTGCTTTAGTGGCGGTTAATTACCAGAAGAATCGGGAGATGGCTGAGGAGGTTTGTAAGGCTATCAAGGCATTGGGTGGGGAGGCGGTAGCCATCCAGGGCGATGTAGGAGACCTCGATGCAATTCCAGATTTTGTAAAAAGAGTATTGGAGCATTTTGAGGTTATCGACATATTAGTTAATAATGCAGGTATCTACCTTGAGACTTCACTATCCGACCCGAAGATGGCGGTCATGGAACGCCTTATGCAAGTGAATGTCCATGGATTGGTCCGCCTTTCGGCTGAGGTTATTCCGGGAATGATTGAGCGTCGTTATGGGAAAATCCTGAATCTGGCCTCGATCGCCGCCTTGGGAACTTCAGTTGAAGGCACTAGCGGTTACGGAACGACTAAGGCGGCGGTGAATTTAATTACTAAGCGAACTGCATTCGAAGTCGGCCGCCACAATATCAATGTTAATGCCATTGCACCTGGGCTAATCCGGACAGATATGGGGATGCCGGAAAAGGATCCGACAGAAATCAAAGCGAGAATTCAGGGCTATGGGGAAAATTCAGTGCTTGGAAGGATAGGCGAGCCGGATGAGATTGCCCATGCCGCTTTGTTTCTAGTATCCGATGAATCGGCCTTTATCACTGGGCAGGTGTTGGTGGTGGATGGGGGCCGGACGAATTTTCTTTCGCATTCAGCATAA